The Musa acuminata AAA Group cultivar baxijiao chromosome BXJ1-8, Cavendish_Baxijiao_AAA, whole genome shotgun sequence genomic sequence GACATTAGGTACAGGCAAAGATTTAAGATGTtttttaatgatatatatatatatatatatatatatatatatatatatatatatatatatatatatatatatatatatatatatatataatatgtgtgtgtgtgtgtgtgtgtgttattttTGGATGTTGACATTGACAAATAAAACAAAACGTAGTGAGGCAACCTTTTCAATAATCACTTATAATAGCATGCTACGAAAGGAAACGCCTGAAATTTCTAGGATGAAGAGAAGAAATTCAATGTAGCATAGATGGATCAGCAAGAAGAGGAGTAACACTTGACAAGTAGTCACATCAGAAGCAAGGATATTGAAAAGTTCATGCTTGATAAAGATGAACTCCTAGAAGATCTGCTTGAAAAGACAATTTACTGACCAAGCTATAATTCCAAGGCAatagcatatttcattactttcGGTATCAGAACAGGCCAAGTTCTATTCTTTGACTCTGTTGACTATATAAGGAGTTTGGAACTTTATATGTAGCAATTCAAATAGAACATAATAATTCAGCCAAATTAAGCCTGAGATATTATTAACTATCTAAAACTAGGTATAGATTTGCCACGAAATAAAGTATTCAACAATGCTTTCACTTCACTGAAGGATCTACGAGAGTTTATAACTTCAAGTTGTCAAGACACTGTCACCAAAATATAAAGATATTAACACTAAAATGACTACATCGATGCATGTTGAAATCAACAGGTGTTCGATCTCAAGATTCACAATTTTATATATCGACACTGTACCGGCCAGGGCTCGAACTGGTACTATACCAGTGTACCAAGTGTTGATATACTGGTACATACCCAACTTTAAAAAAAGCCTAAAAATGACTgagaaacaaagaaaagaaactgCCCGGAAAGCCTGTATGCAATGCAGCCCCTGTAATGGGTGATGCCAACTGTCTTGAGGGTGCCAAGTGATACTGATCCTGTAATGAGCTTACGGGGCAATACCAAACCTGTACCAAGCATAACAAGCAATGTGGATCCTGTACAGAGCTTACCAGGCAATATTGGCCCTGTACCATCTGATATGTACCATGCATAATATCCAGTTTACCATGGTTCATGTACAGATTACATGACGAACTGGTAAATACCACCCATACCGATACGGATCGGGTGGTATTGCAAACCTCTATATATCCCTTAAGAACATCAGTTCCTATCCTGACTATCTTTCCCGCTAACTAATTGCCAAAATTCATGGGAGACTCGATAATTACATCCATCAGAAAATAAGTATTGGAACGTGTTCTTAAAAATGGATTAGCTAGTCCAAAAACTTTAATCAGAGGTCTAGCTAGTCTTTGACGTACCTAAACCTATTATTTAAGGTACTGTTCTTAATAACCATAGTTGTAACGAAAGAACAATTCTGGCAATCAACAGAATACTACCTAGCAATAATTCTTCGAACATGTGGTTATATGGATGATAGTAGGAACATCAAATTGTTATACTTAATTTCTCAAACTTAATCCCACGCTTGGGCACGCGGTCGCAATATCAAGATCCAAGAATCAATCTGAACAGCAAGAAATGGAAATAGAAACCGCGAAACCTCCTGTTTCTTGATTTAACAATTTACAACGAAATCGAAAATACCAGAAATCTTGAATTAAAAGGGAAGAACGAAGTTAACCCTAGAAATTTAGGGGAGAAACTCTACCAGAAAGAAGGGCAAAAGATTTTTTAGAAAGAAACCAGAAGAAGAACAGAGATCGGTCAGAACTCACCAATTGGATCGGATAACGAGAGGATGGCGGATCAATGCGATGGTCTAGAACAGGTCGAGGGAGAAACTGGATGGAATAGCTGTTGTTTagcgaagaagggaagaaatcgACGGGTATACGAGCGAGCCAACTGTAGTCATTTAAGACGTGACGATAACCACTTCAATTTCTCCTTGCTTAATGGCACGACTTTAATTACCACTTAACTAGCAAATAAAAACGTGGCGCTCATCCAGTGGCTAAAGAAGGTGGATTAGGGGCAATCGCCGCTTGTGCGCCGCATAGTTGATCCGTATCTAGAGTCGTGTAGTGAAACACGAAACCCATCACGGCACGTAACCCGCTTCATCAGATAACATGAGTAAGAATACGGATCCATGAGATTATTGGATCATCAAAACCACACTCAATTAATCTGACTGGTATTCGATCCGACCCGATTTAATTAAAGTTGACCATATTCAACACGCGGCCCAATTTAACCCGTCACCCACTGGCAGAGCCCAATTAATCTGCAGTGGAACAATCACAATTTAAAGTACAGGGGAATTTGACGACCAAGATTGCAGGGAAAACCGATGCTGCCTCTCTCATCCAAGGGTATAGATCATCCGATCAAGAGAAAATGGAAATCTTGAAGCAAATGTTCTTCGACGGCCCGTCACTGACGTCGGTTCCAAGTCCCCGACCTTTACAGACATTTAGGGTTTCCCCCGCCTCCCTTTTTCCCTTCTATTTCGTGCAAAGCGCGCATCTTGCTTTCCTTTCGCGTTCGATATTGCTAGGGTTTCAATCGCGTGATGGGGAGAGAGCAGCAGCAGGTCTCCTACACGGTGGAGCAACTTGTCAGTGTGAATCcatacaaccccgatatcctcacTGATCTCGAGAACTACGTCAACGAGCAGGTGATTCACTCCTGAAGCCGTTCTCTTTGATCTCCTTCTCGCCGCCATTTCCGCTTACCACTTGATTGGAAAGCCATGGCCAAGAACTCCTTCCTCACTGTTATCTACGGGTTCCTCTTGGAATCGATTGAATCTGTCACGTTACCAGCATGGGTTGTTTGGAAGATGTTTGATGGGTTTCTTACAAGAAAATTAGGTTTGTGGTGTTGTGCGAGGAGGGATAGAGGGAGATCTATGAAAAGTATATTAGAAACTGTAAGTAGTTAGAAGAttcgagttttcttacttttgcgTAGGAGTACTGTCCTAAACATAGCTCAATAGTcgggcaaaatccatgaaaccaaCCCcgatagttgggacattatggtttgttgttgtatattttcttctacatcttctaatCATCGTTTGTTTATCTTGTAGGTTTCATCTCAAACATATAGTTTGGATGCAAACCTTTGCCTTCTTCGACTCTATCAGGTGTGGGTTTCAAGGCATTATTTGTATAACTTAGTGAAGAACATCATAAGTTTTTCTTTGCTGACTATTTTTTTATTGTAGTTTGAGCCAGGTCGAATGAGTATTCCAATTGTGGTTCAGATTTTGATCAAGGTCTGGCTTATTTAAGAAGTGAAAAGTAGAAAAGGCAATTGAATTTTGATGAACTTTCTTGATGTCTCTCatgaatttttattatatttgtttCCTTGTCTTGCAGGCTCTTATGGCGATGCCAGCCTCAGACTTTAGCCTTTGTCTCTTCTTGATTCCTGAGCAAgtggtattttaaatttttgtgccCTTGACTTCACTCTGATATGTACTAATAATGGGCGATTTCAATGACAACTAAGATATCTTGATAGGAAGTATTAGCATATGGGAAGGATGTACTCATGAAAATATTGCAATTAATGGTTTGGAACTAGTCTAAATGCCATTAATAGTGTGTTTGGCAACTTCATTGATTAATTACATGGATATCCATCTACACAtcttttaggaaaaaaaaatcttgtgGTTGTTCTTCGTGCCAGATTTCTtgttaacaataaaaaaaatcattattttgaAAAAGAACTACTTGGAAAACTCACTGGGCACATGGATttcatcatagaaaaaggtttttaAAGTATTCTGTTCAATCCTATGCTATATTGCATAATAAACCACAAGAAGAAATACTAGAAAATTTGCAAATTAATGATGATTATTAAGTTGTTAGTCTCAACTGACCTGTGATTGTGCACTTTAAATTGTTTTCAAAATATCTCCCGATGAGCCTATTTGTAGATTTTGAGATTCCATATGTCACTGTTCATCCAGCTGTTTCTTTCAATGCACAGGTTTAGTTACATTTCTAACGTTATAATTTTTTGTTGTCAGCAAATGGAAGAGAAGTTCAAGACATTGATTGTTCTCTCTCACTATCTAGAAGTATGTCTTCCTTTTGCATGTGTTTCTATTGGCTGTTCGTATTCTGAGTTCATGAACACAATTGCAGACTGCGAGATTTCGTCAATTTTGGGATGAAGCAGCAAAGAGCCGCAGCATACTTGAAGTTGTTCCTGGTAAAAAGAATACTTGAACTTATCGGTTATTCTTAGGAGCTGACATTAGAACAGCATTACTACCATCTATAGTGCTCTTGGAACTTAGCATATTCTTTTTAGCCAATTTTATAGATTACAATGATAGCAATACTATGTAAGCATGTATATGACTTGGTGCATGTGCATATTTGATATTAGATGCTCCAAAGTTCCTTTTGTGGACCTTATATAATTGCTTGACTACCTATTAATGTATGTTTTACCAAATATGATAGCTTGGTTGGTCTGAGCAGAAGGGTTGTGGTAGCTCAGAGATGATTGTTTGGAGATGTAAGGACAAAATGGTTTCTGTCATTAAGCATAACAACCAAATTTAGATTGCAATGAAGTGTCTCTAAATTGGAAGTTGTTGGGGAACAAATGggtcgtggctggtgagtcagcacggctaggtCCACGGATCGATGTCGGGAGTTCTCTGTCGGTTGAGCCGGACACTGAGGTAGGTCGGGCCTTCGCGACGGGGTGTTGGTCAGCGTTTCTTGGTCCGAGCGTCGTCTGCGTCGAGCTGCGTCTCTCCGTTCCCGAGATAGGTGATAGCTCGCCGTCGTTTACTAGATGGCAATTTCCAGGCGAGGTGCTCGTGGCTCGTGGGTGATCGCTTCCTTGCACAAAaaaaggccttcgtcgggtgattcctgactttggcccctccgacgagcaagtcagttgtgGGTGGTATTGTTTTTTTCTCCTCCCCTTTGGAGGCTGAGATAGAGGTCTTTATACTAGCGTGAGAGGGTCGGTCGTACGTGGATTGGCGTGGTGGACACAACACGACATTAGTACGGATTCCGGCTTGGTGTGTGGGGCGTTGCCGTCCTGGGATTGCCGGGACCAGGCATGTCGAATAGTGTCTTGGGGTACGAGTTTTGACGTGGCGTGTGGCATCAGCTGTGACGTATCCGCTGGGCAAAACAGACGTGGCGTGTGGCATCAGCTGTGACGTGTCCGCGGGGCAAAACATGCCTTATCAGAAGTGATCTTTAATCTAGAAAGATACTGTTGTTCTGAATGTGCTACTTACTCCCTGTTTTGATGAATCTGTGATGAGGAAGATAATAACTATGGTAgagattagaagaaaaatatTAGACCTTTCCATCAATTTTTCATAatactgggtacttctttgaagacAATACTGAAGCTCAACAAGATCAAATGAGGGTTTTTGGTGCCAACTCTCCCTTCATGGCAGGGATTAATTTAGCTTCTATTAAGTTTCATTTGGATCAATTAGGAAAAGCTTATGACATGTATAATATGCATAAGGCAATTCCTTTTTGGGAAGAAAGGCTGTATCTTTACAGATCgacggaagaggagaagaagacaaCAGGAATCATGATATTTTTACCTTCAAGCTATGTTCTTACGGTCACCAATATTGTAATTtaataaagaaataaagaaaagaaaaggtcacCCATATTGTGATTGTTGGAGTATGGAATATACCAATTGGACCCTGTATTCATTCAGCTGGATATCTGACATCAATCACCTTTTCTGGTTCTTTTATATTATAATCTTTCTTATAAGCTTGTCAAtgggaaaaaaagagaaagaaaaggtcatctttgttgaaaattttggtgtATAAATAGATATGCCACTTGGAGAATGTAGCCAAACAGTTAGACTCCTGACAACAAGCACCTTTTCTGTTTCTTTTAAATTTTATGCTTTCCTAAAAGCTTTCCATGGCCGGAAAAAAGGGAATGTTGAATGCTTCTTTTTTCAGTCCCATTTTCTTCTTGATACATGTATGCATGTTATACATTTTGAATTTGTACTTGTAGGCAGTAGATTGGTCAGTTTTTGTGGCTTATGACTTATTTGATGCAGGTTTTGAACAAGCTATCCAAGCTTATGCAATTCATGTTCTCTCCTTGACTTACCAGAAAGTGCCAAGGCCTGTACTTGCCGAGGTAATGTtgctttatttttccttttttatctgtATGTTCCTGATTGTGGTTCGAATGCAGTGTATAATGTTAAAATATCAGTTCCTTTTTACCCAAAATGAGGCACAATTTGCTGTATGATGATTGCTAATTTTGTTAGTTTATTCAGAGTTTAATTCATGGTAATcacaagtttttgcttctctgaTCTAGTGGCATCAAGTTTTGCCTGTGGCATAATTTTATCACACACAAGAATTAACATGTTACTGATCATTTATGTAATAACTTCTGGTCGGTGCAAGGGCTTTTTCAGCTGTTACATTTTGCTGCATAAATGTGGGTTGTAATGTGATCCTGATGTTGATATTTCATAAGCTGATACTAGTTTCATTTATTTAGCGTTGATAAACATGTCCTGAAGTCTATTTCTCTccaatatttatatatacacatgtataaatACCAGTTAAAATAACAAAAGCCACCTGGTTCTGATATGAAGTCGTTTACTACACACATttctaatttttgttttattttctgttctagtCCCCGGGTTATGCTGGTTCAAGAGTGCATGCTTCTTGCACCATGTAATGAGGCATCTACTCTGTCCACCCACTAAGGAATGTAATGTTCTTGATGCCACTATTATGTTTATTACCTTTAAGAATAGTCAATATTTggtcacccttttttttttttgcaatataTGGATGGATATCCCAATCTGGTGCCAATTGGCTATCTTTCATGTTACATGGTCGACAGTATAAGTCAGTAGGCACATCAGTGGTTAGAATATGATATATCGATTGATGCACATGTGTAagacattttaccctttattgagaGACTGATTAGCTTGCAGAGATTGTTTAGTTCAAAagtttaaacttttttttttttctccatttgTAAGAAGTCTGGGCTACTCTTCATGCAGTGGCCTCAAGATGAAACCATGGGTGCTCAGAAGGAATATAGTTGCTTAAGCTCACTGCCCACTTTTCTTTTTCCCTCATTCCATGTTATGTTGTAATGCTTGGACAGGCCATCAACATCGAAGGTCTTTCCCTAGACAAGTTTATCGAACATCATGTGGCCAACAGTGGCTGGGTCCTCGAGAAGAGTCATGGCCGCTCACAGTTGATTGTCCTTCCTCGCAACGAGTTCAACCACCCGGAGCTGAAGAAGCACACGGCAGAAGGCGTGCCATTTGAGCATGTTACCCGCATCTTCCCCATGCTTAGCTGAATTTGTTCTTGAGACCACATCGTGGCATTACTCTTTAAGTACTGGAATCCTGTCATTGGCGGGTTTGCCTACATTAGTTATGATTCCTTGGTGGCCTTAATTAAACTTGTAACAGAACCGATCTGTTTCATTTTCTTTTACGGCTAAAGCTATTTATTTTGGCCATAATTTGTAAGTATACAGGTTTCTTTGAGATGCTTTTTGAAATACAGTGCCCCAGCTcattgattatttgatttgtatttcTTTGAGATCATGACAGATATGGATGATGCTAATATTGTCGATGCATTTATTCATTAGAAGTGTTACgaatcaaaaatcaatattaacaTATCGGACGATGTGTTTCATAACCGTAATTATATGGCTCagacaagataaaaaaaaaatgaaatattattttcccctctttttcttttctcatctCTAATATTATTTTCTCTCACCgttattcttttttcttctcaCTGTTATTCTCTCTTTTATCGTCGTCCAGCTCTTAAGAATTTACAATTTACTATATATGATCAAGGggtgtttttttatttattcattacAGACATATTTTTATAATGgtttataatttattaattatttttatctatatgttttttattttttaacataatatataattattttttataaaaaataaaacctaTGTTCTGATCCGTCGATCGATCAGTCTCACTAATAATATGGCGATCATAGATTTGGCCGTATCGATGTCTGGTCCGATGAAGGCTTTCTAACGGTCTCTCGAATGCACGTCCAAAACCGAGCCGAGTCCCGGTCCGGTCCCTATTACTCGCATTCGTATACGCGCTCGAACCGCGTCGGTTTTCTACGAGTTTCGGGGCATTTTGGTCTTTTAATGGGCTGCTAGGGCTTTTTAACAGGCAATAAGAAGCGAGACATCGACTCGTCCTCCATTGCGCTACGCAGCCGGCGCCGTTCGCGAGATCAAAGGCACGGGAGCGTGTAGAGCGAGCTCACGGGATCGAAGCCATGGCGACGCGTGTGCTGTCGCCGAAGGAGCAGGACATACAGATGATGCTCGCCGCCAACGTCCACCTCGGCGCCAGGAACTGTGACTTCCAGATGGAACGCTACGTCTACAAGCGCAGATCCGATGGTGACCCCTAGATACCGCCTCTGCGCTCTTCTGTTTTCTTCTTTCCTTGATGTCTGATCCTTTCTTCTGTTTTCTTCTGCTTTCTGGCCGTCCGGGCCTGAGAGGAGTAATTGATAGTAGCGTTCCATGAGGGTTTGGTAGTGCTTTCTATTTGTTGTTCTGGTTTCATGTTTTGCCTTGCAAGTTTGATATGATATGCTAATGGCAACGAACTGTGGTGGGGGAGAAATAAGTTTGTGTTCTTGAGAGTGAAGGTTGACTGTCGTCGCAGCTTATGGCTTTTATTCTCATATTTGAGGATGATAGGATTTACTTTTTTGGTTCACAAAGAGATTTTGCTGTGGTGATGCAATGGCGGCATTGTTGTCATTGGAATGTGGAAGTAGGTCCATAATATAGGCAAGAACATAGATGAGTAGTGTGCTGGGTTCCATCGGAAAACCCTAGGAACACCTCTCATGTAGATGCCCCATAAGATGTGCTTATG encodes the following:
- the LOC135588589 gene encoding eukaryotic translation initiation factor 3 subunit K-like, yielding MGREQQQVSYTVEQLVSVNPYNPDILTDLENYVNEQVSSQTYSLDANLCLLRLYQFEPGRMSIPIVVQILIKALMAMPASDFSLCLFLIPEQVQMEEKFKTLIVLSHYLETARFRQFWDEAAKSRSILEVVPGFEQAIQAYAIHVLSLTYQKVPRPVLAEAINIEGLSLDKFIEHHVANSGWVLEKSHGRSQLIVLPRNEFNHPELKKHTAEGVPFEHVTRIFPMLS